The following are encoded in a window of Chloroflexota bacterium genomic DNA:
- a CDS encoding LLM class flavin-dependent oxidoreductase yields MQIGMFYQMQVPRTSSRSYEADRFLEMLDQVAYAEEMGLTSVWMADHQFRTEWSHSSAPDVTLGALSQRTTRMRLGIAVVVPPVQHPLHIAARTATLDILSKGRVDLGVGRSGYPYQMAAFGTDMEDATGMVDEALEIIPRAWTEGEFTYQGNHYKIPLREVHPKPVQQPHPPIWLGCSQEDTFRKAGLMGLGCLAMAGGGATGLAPLVQAYRGGIRNANPITGVVHNRVAVSTVAICGESRKKVQERSAELIDWYRQQQALRDVRVWSEQDPSHVPEDYQWHYTRSTATDSPKREETSSLDQIRSGRYCIGDPDDCIRYLEAYAEAGVDEVMPLFQVGGISHEEVMDTLRLFGKHVIPHFNAKASSSSGSPAR; encoded by the coding sequence ATGCAAATCGGCATGTTCTATCAGATGCAGGTCCCCAGGACGTCATCCCGCTCCTACGAGGCTGACCGGTTCCTGGAAATGCTTGACCAAGTGGCCTATGCTGAAGAGATGGGCCTGACCAGCGTCTGGATGGCCGACCACCAGTTCCGTACCGAGTGGTCCCACTCCAGCGCCCCCGACGTAACCCTTGGCGCATTGAGCCAGCGCACCACCCGGATGCGTCTGGGCATCGCCGTGGTGGTGCCCCCGGTGCAGCACCCTCTCCACATCGCGGCCCGCACCGCCACTCTGGACATTCTCAGTAAGGGAAGGGTTGACTTGGGCGTGGGCCGCTCCGGCTACCCCTACCAGATGGCCGCTTTCGGTACAGACATGGAAGACGCCACCGGAATGGTGGACGAGGCCCTGGAAATCATCCCGCGGGCATGGACCGAGGGAGAGTTCACCTACCAGGGCAACCACTATAAGATTCCCTTGCGCGAGGTCCACCCCAAGCCGGTCCAGCAGCCCCACCCGCCCATCTGGCTCGGTTGCAGCCAGGAAGACACGTTCAGGAAGGCAGGACTCATGGGCCTGGGCTGCCTGGCAATGGCTGGGGGTGGAGCTACAGGATTGGCCCCTCTCGTGCAAGCCTACCGAGGCGGCATCCGGAACGCCAATCCGATCACCGGGGTTGTCCACAACCGCGTCGCTGTAAGCACCGTGGCCATCTGCGGGGAGTCGCGCAAGAAGGTGCAGGAGCGCTCCGCCGAATTGATCGACTGGTACCGCCAACAGCAAGCCCTCAGGGACGTCCGCGTGTGGAGCGAACAGGACCCGTCCCACGTTCCCGAAGACTACCAGTGGCACTACACCCGCTCCACCGCGACCGACTCACCAAAGCGCGAGGAAACATCATCCCTCGACCAGATAAGGAGTGGACGCTACTGCATCGGCGACCCCGACGACTGTATCCGCTACCTGGAAGCCTATGCCGAGGCGGGCGTGGACGAGGTCATGCCCCTGTTTCAAGTGGGCGG